In Argiope bruennichi chromosome 4, qqArgBrue1.1, whole genome shotgun sequence, a single window of DNA contains:
- the LOC129966655 gene encoding dynein axonemal intermediate chain 3-like → MSSDPITTDSSDESEIEKLKQQSQMAIDEHESIETENEIDKEIKDEQYSDFKTKIEILVQLGENDLRSCLLSDCYTTDRPGMHLEILPKIIFEAVDDETSPEEVEVQKPIFRQTVDQGTQASIEFKSGKAQTLRRRLVNSWSQYEPRLFTEEEIQNHLNQSSFQTFREKTEKSILGSLVQNSIADSFFWDLTSLYDEGTSLQDEEQSLVISGSFSCTESKEHDRMISSVNWHPSHKDIFVTSTICCSTLEKRIEHLLSLQCDTVLFFMWNAKNQFFPKAVLEHFDDLSIVKFNPSKPNLLVAGSLSGQLILWDVKQEIYDKNYNISNFSSTNGFVTPPIIRCCATSSMDHVHKYGISDLLWVPPDIEISAKGEIIKNAASGYQIITCGLDGFLHFWDLRMGFQSKPGNPFPKKFNHLNGTWEPFHSVEVFSQESRKRKSLTCFMLRNYCIPPTEDNGDITEDEFLKSEFYAGCDDGQILCGNFKLKRDESGKFITEQPKYFSSTLTGAVTVLTCSPFVSDIFLSAGGKTIEIWKNNIKSGPLYLRERNAYITSGQWSPTRPALFLLGFQDGSIEVWDLLSNLYQPSVIRFMSTSAITSVCIQSLTGNEHIVVAGDSKGVVYSMNLLPRFWILKENELLKVQQMIEKEANRILKGIQPLFEESKISEKIPEHLKETSKIPDDSMKHEVTDEIILANSYEEFLTLQEQELKNVTLNLQEDEALLSNEENE, encoded by the exons ATGTCTTCTGATCCTATTACAACAGACAGCAGTGATGAATCAGAAATTGAGAAATTAAAACAACAATCACAAATGGCTATTGATGAACATGAAAGCATTGAgactgaaaatgaaattgataaagaAATCAAAGATGAGCAGTACAGTGATTTTAAAACAAAG ATTGAAATATTAGTTCAACTTGGAGAAAATGATTTAAGGTCCTGCTTATTGTCTGACTGCTATACTACTGATCGTCCTGGTATGCATTTAGAAATTTtgccaaaaatcatttttgaggcTGTAGATGATGAAACATCACCAGAAGAAGTTGAAGTACAGAAGCCGATTTTTCGACAAACTGTAGATCAGGGAACACAA gcTTCTATTGAATTCAAAAGCGGTAAGGCACAAACTTTGCGTAGGAGATTAGTTAATTCTTGGTCACAGTATGAACCACGTCTATTTACTGAAGAAGAAATTCAAAATCATCTAAATCAGTCATCATTTCAGACTTTCAGAGAAAAGACTGAAAAAAG tATATTGGGATCTTTAGTACAAAACAGTATTGCTGACAGCTTTTTCTGGGATCTTACTTCTTTATATGACGAAGGAACTTCTTTACAGGATGAAGAACAGAGCTTAGTT ATCAGTGGCTCATTTTCTTGTACAGAGAGCAAAGAACATGATAGAATGATCAGCTCTGTCAATTGGCATCCTTCTCACAAAG ATATTTTTGTCACTTCAACTATATGTTGTTCAACTCTTGAAAAAAGAATAGAACATTTATTGAGTTTGCAATGTGATACTGTCTTATTTTTCATGTGGAATGCAAAAAATCAATTCTTTCCAAAG gcTGTTCTGGAGCATTTTGATGATTTATCCATTGTAAAGTTTAATCCATCAAAACCAAACCTTTTGGTTGCTGGTAGTTTAAGTGGGCAACTGATTTTATGGGATGTTAAAcaagaaatttatgataaaaactataatattagTAACTTCAGTTCAACA AATGGATTTGTAACTCCTCCAATTATTCGATGCTGTGCAACAAGTAGTATGGATCATGTGCACAAATATGGTATTAGTGATTTGCTCTGGGTTCCTCCAGATATCGAA atctcAGCTAAGGGAGAAATCATTAAGAATGCTGCCAGTGGATACCAAATTATTACATGTGGTTTAGATGG ctTCTTGCATTTTTGGGATTTGAGAATGGGATTTCAAAGTAAACCTGGAAATCCATTTCCTAAGAAATTCAATCATTTAAATGGAACATGGGAGCCATTTCATTCA GTTGAGGTATTTTCACAAGAATCTAGAAAACGAAAATCATTGACATGTTTTATGTTGAGAAATTATTGTATTCCTCCAACTGAAG aTAATGGAGACATAActgaagatgaatttttaaaatctgaattttatgcTGGTTgtgat gaTGGTCAGATATTATgtggaaattttaaacttaaacgAGATGAATCTggaaaatttataa CTGAACAGCCAAAATATTTCAGCTCAACACTCACAGGAGCAGTGACTGTATTAACTTGCTCCCCATTTGTAAGTGATATTTTCCTCAGTGCAGGAGGTAAAACcatagaaatttggaaaaataatattaag AGTGGACCTTTATATCTAAGAGAGAGAAATGCATATATCACTTCTGGGCAGTGGTCTCCAACAAGACCTGCATTGTTTTTGTTAGGATTTCAAGATGGATCCATTGAAGTGTGGGATCTTTTAAGCAATTTGTATCAACCTTCAGTAATACGCTTTATGTCAACTTCTGCTATAACATCTGTCTGCATTCAATCTCTCACAg gaaatgaGCATATAGTAGTAGCAGGAGATTCTAAAGGGGTAGTTTACTCAATGAATTTATTACCTCGTTTCTGGATTCTTAAAGAAAATGAG ttattaaaagtTCAACAGATGATAGAAAAGGAAGCCAATAGAATACTCAAAGGAATTCAACCACTTTTCGAGGAATCAAAGATTTCTGAGAAAATTCCAGAACATCTAAAAGAAACAtctaaaata CCTGACGACTCTATGAAACATGAAGTGACTGACGAAATTATTTTAGCTAACAGTTATGAAGAATTCTTAACATTACAAGAACAAGAATTAAAGAATGTGACATTAAATTTACAAGAAGATGAAGCTCTGCTAagtaatgaagaaaatgaataa